Proteins encoded by one window of Roseimicrobium gellanilyticum:
- a CDS encoding portal protein, which produces MRSEKEIVEECVATYEARKSARAPWDAQWQVIADYFCPRKASITNSSHLPDGQKEAQIYDGSGYYALDVAVRGQTSDIIPHDQVWFSFDPPPGMAGEFRVQQWCQQATRLVRLYLSASKFYPQSYEFVSDRTCFGTACLYSEESDLDPNVPVVFRHHRIGSYTMAENADGVVDSLDFERRFTARQLVEKFGREVASAKVRECFDAGRGKQDTQFTVLHCVYPRAEAERILGKMDGRNKPYASVWLERDAKQPLRVSGYDEMPFSVSRWSTWEGNEETAPYGYSPAFMALPDMRQLNLLQKCLDVLAEKKANPPLLIPTGFKGDIDYRAGGITWFDPATGDAARPQAWGMEGDYGLGVQRADQKRSQIEAFFQVNMWLAISRMERANITAEEVRARVGEQARQFSATYTLLVTEWLTAQLMRFFRILLRRGILPPPPQEMVSDDGRGNLFIPEPQVLFSSRIALALKEADNTAVGSVLNLAGAIAQMAPDVMDNFNLDEMIRGSARNRGLPPEYHRDPDEVAAMRAARAQAQQQMQQAEMMEQMSRAAANAGKIPKDSPMMGLM; this is translated from the coding sequence ATGAGAAGCGAGAAGGAGATTGTGGAAGAGTGTGTGGCGACGTATGAGGCGCGGAAGAGTGCCCGGGCGCCATGGGATGCACAGTGGCAGGTCATTGCGGACTATTTCTGTCCGAGGAAGGCGAGCATCACGAACAGCAGTCACCTGCCGGATGGGCAGAAGGAGGCGCAGATCTATGATGGGAGCGGGTACTATGCGCTGGATGTGGCGGTGAGGGGTCAGACGTCCGACATCATCCCGCATGACCAGGTGTGGTTCTCCTTTGACCCGCCGCCGGGGATGGCGGGTGAGTTCCGGGTGCAGCAGTGGTGTCAGCAGGCAACGAGGCTGGTGAGACTCTACCTGAGCGCCTCGAAATTTTATCCACAGTCCTATGAGTTTGTGAGTGACCGGACGTGCTTTGGCACGGCGTGCCTGTACTCTGAGGAGAGTGATCTGGATCCGAATGTGCCGGTGGTGTTCCGGCATCATCGCATCGGCTCATACACGATGGCGGAGAATGCGGATGGGGTGGTGGATTCGCTGGATTTTGAGAGGCGCTTCACGGCGCGGCAGCTGGTGGAGAAGTTTGGCCGGGAGGTGGCGAGTGCGAAGGTGCGGGAGTGCTTTGATGCGGGGCGCGGGAAGCAGGATACGCAATTCACGGTGCTGCACTGTGTGTATCCACGCGCGGAGGCGGAGCGCATCCTGGGCAAGATGGATGGTCGGAACAAGCCGTATGCCTCGGTGTGGCTGGAACGGGATGCGAAGCAACCCTTGCGTGTCTCTGGCTATGATGAGATGCCTTTCAGTGTGTCGCGATGGAGCACGTGGGAGGGGAATGAGGAGACGGCGCCGTATGGATATTCGCCGGCCTTTATGGCGCTGCCGGATATGCGTCAGCTGAATCTGCTGCAGAAGTGCCTGGATGTGCTGGCGGAGAAGAAGGCTAATCCCCCCTTGCTGATTCCGACGGGGTTCAAGGGAGATATTGACTATCGCGCGGGTGGGATCACGTGGTTCGACCCGGCGACGGGGGATGCGGCGAGGCCGCAGGCGTGGGGGATGGAGGGTGACTATGGCCTGGGGGTGCAGCGCGCGGACCAGAAGCGGAGCCAGATTGAGGCCTTCTTCCAAGTGAACATGTGGCTGGCGATCTCGCGCATGGAGAGGGCGAACATCACGGCGGAGGAGGTGCGGGCGCGTGTGGGTGAGCAGGCGAGGCAGTTCTCCGCGACGTATACGCTGCTGGTGACGGAGTGGCTGACGGCGCAGTTGATGCGCTTCTTCCGCATTCTGCTGCGGCGCGGGATTCTGCCGCCGCCGCCGCAGGAGATGGTGAGTGATGATGGGCGGGGGAATCTTTTCATCCCGGAGCCGCAGGTGCTCTTCTCTTCAAGAATCGCGCTGGCGCTGAAGGAGGCGGATAATACGGCGGTGGGGAGTGTGCTGAATCTGGCGGGGGCGATTGCGCAGATGGCGCCGGATGTGATGGATAACTTCAACCTGGATGAGATGATTCGCGGGAGTGCGCGGAATCGTGGATTGCCGCCGGAGTATCATCGGGACCCGGATGAGGTGGCGGCGATGCGTGCGGCGCGGGCGCAGGCGCAACAGCAGATGCAGCAGGCGGAGATGATGGAGCAGATGAGCCGGGCGGCGGCGAATGCGGGGAAGATTCCGAAGGATTCGCCGATGATGGGGCTGATGTGA